The DNA sequence GCCGCAGGGCCTTCCGAAATGCCTCGGGGTAGCGAGTCTTGGGAGTTGTTGACAGAAACCACGCTGCAAAAGTGGCTTGTGCTGGAGACCCTTCAGCTTTCAACCGCTCGCTTACCGCGGGCTTGCCAGCGACATTACGGACGAAAGGAGAGAATGAGACTCGCACGCGGCCTACGTCAGCGGATCTAAGAGTTACGAATAAGGAATCCCCATCTTCGAGAGTTACTGGGCGCTCAAAATGGTACACGGCCGTATGCTTCAGGCGCGCCTCGTCGGAGGGCAGTTGCCATACTTCTGGACCGCTAGCCCAACGCTTGCCCAGGTATTCTGGAATGCGGCTCTGTTTGTATTCCATCGGTCGTTTGCGATCAGCAATCGCCCAGGCGATTTCGAGCTGCTGATTTCTCGAGCGAAAGAGCTTGTCCGGTGGATTGATGCTGACCTTGGGAGTTGGCAGGTCTGGCTTGGTCTGCCACAAAGTATTGCGCTCGGCATCAAGCAAGATGACTCGATAGCCGGTCAGTCGCGAACCGAGCTTCCCGTCGGTTCGATTCCAAATACGAACTTCCTGAATCGCATGTTCACCTGCTAGATTCAATTCCCACCAGGAATGCGATTCTTTATTCGTATGCGAAACGGAGTTGGAGCGTTTCATGTCTCCGTCCGTAATGCCGTCGATCGCTTTGCGGGCTTCGCCACCAGGATAGGTGCTGGACTGTCGGGCAACTCCGGCCGGGGCGACATTCACCATCTGCCCGTCAGCTTGCTTCACCAACACTTCCACTTCCGCCAGAGATAAGAACTGCTGATGCGGCAACTCGATTCGAACATATCTTGGCAACGCTACGGTGGTGGCTGGCGTGTCGCGCTGAGCTTTGGCAACCCTCGTGATTTTGGGAACCGAAAGCTCGAAGTGACCGTCCGCTTGTCGACCGACGAAACCGCCATGACGTTCGTCCGGCAAGACTTCTAACCGCATCGAGACAATGGGAATCGAAGTAGGGGCATGTAGCTCCAGAGTAATATTTTCCGCACCTGCAGGGTCGCCCTCGAATAGCACGCTTTGATCTTCGAGCAGCGTTGTCTTGGTCGCACCTGCACTCTCTACTTTGGAAATCTTTGCCGCTTGCCACCCCTCCGGATTACTTTGCAACCAGGACTTGAGTTGCTGGGCCCATGCTTTCATCTCGGCTGACGTACGCTGCTTTTCAGGAACCGCCGCTGCCGCGAGGTCTTCTACTACTGCTTCGCGTTCCAGCAAGGACGCCCAAGTCGAGGCAGAGTCGATGCGCATCTCTGGAGGAAACGGGTGATGGTTTCCGAATCCATCCAGTTCTGGGTTCGGCGTGTAGTCGTTCGGCGCATAATCGTAGTCGGCATAGATTCCCCACTGCCGCAGATCGTCGAAATAAGCTCCCAGTGAATAGAAGTCCTTGATCGTGAAAGGATCGAACTTGTGGTTGTGGCACTCGCAGCATCCCGTGGTCGAACCGAGCCATGCCGTCCCCAGCAGACGAACTCGGTCAGCCGTGTACTTCGCTAAGTACTCTTCAGGCTGTCCGCCACCTTCGCGGGTCATCATGTTGAGGCGAAGCACCCCGGTAGCCGCCAATTGCTCGGGGGTTGGATTCGGGAGCAGGTCACCCGCCAACTGATCACGGGTAAATTCATCAAACGGTTGATTGCGATTGATCGAGTTGATCACAAAGTCACGATACGGATAGATGTTATGGTTTTGATCGCCGTGGAAGCCCACCGTGTCAGCGAAGCGCACCAGATCCAGCCACCGAATCGCCATGCGTTCGCCAAAATGTGGGGAGCTTAGTAGTCGTTCCACTTCCCGAGCATAAGCGTCAGGAGAATCATCATGGAGGAATCGCTGGACTTCCTC is a window from the Lacipirellulaceae bacterium genome containing:
- a CDS encoding DUF1553 domain-containing protein, producing the protein MSQTCFVCHGPDDEANDSGFRIDSFKAATSKLSDETRTGIVPGEAEDSEVYQRIMGLGDGEQMPPEDFLHQLSSYDKALIRRWIEQGAEYEQHWSYTKIERPSVPKVQLPIGNEIDAFIYDRLGRESLKPSPQADKRTLLRRLSLDLIGLPPTPEEVQRFLHDDSPDAYAREVERLLSSPHFGERMAIRWLDLVRFADTVGFHGDQNHNIYPYRDFVINSINRNQPFDEFTRDQLAGDLLPNPTPEQLAATGVLRLNMMTREGGGQPEEYLAKYTADRVRLLGTAWLGSTTGCCECHNHKFDPFTIKDFYSLGAYFDDLRQWGIYADYDYAPNDYTPNPELDGFGNHHPFPPEMRIDSASTWASLLEREAVVEDLAAAAVPEKQRTSAEMKAWAQQLKSWLQSNPEGWQAAKISKVESAGATKTTLLEDQSVLFEGDPAGAENITLELHAPTSIPIVSMRLEVLPDERHGGFVGRQADGHFELSVPKITRVAKAQRDTPATTVALPRYVRIELPHQQFLSLAEVEVLVKQADGQMVNVAPAGVARQSSTYPGGEARKAIDGITDGDMKRSNSVSHTNKESHSWWELNLAGEHAIQEVRIWNRTDGKLGSRLTGYRVILLDAERNTLWQTKPDLPTPKVSINPPDKLFRSRNQQLEIAWAIADRKRPMEYKQSRIPEYLGKRWASGPEVWQLPSDEARLKHTAVYHFERPVTLEDGDSLFVTLRSADVGRVRVSFSPFVRNVAGKPAVSERLKAEGSPAQATFAAWFLSTTPKTRYPEAFRKALRLVAQRHSGFAMTMIAQPVEEAKRRRSRVLPRGDWQSKEGEFVKPRPPEFLVSTDTKTMGDDHRQSRLDLAGWITSPDNPLTARHFVNYTWQQFFGTGLSSRLDDLGSQGEWPSHPLLLDWLASEFINSGWDRKHIVRLMVLSNTYQQAAAIRDDLKVVDPYNRLLAQQSARRLEAEVLRDNALEIAGLLSKRYLGGPSILPYQPRGHWRIISPPGRSYPTSPAHEQYRRGVYTHWQRTFLHPMLTNFDAPARDECVAERPLSNSPQQALTLLNDPSFVEASVAMADKLLQGVENPTLEDFLQRAFHRALLRPAREEELRHLTDFVRRQERRFQQAPERAQTFLGAVRYRPTSLTADTQLAAWSQACRAILNSHECITRY